TAGCGTCAAGTACTCCGCAAGCTGTCGGGTGGTGGTCCTACAAGCCTCATCTAATTGGTCATACATATGAATCAGCGTGGCAACCCCCCAAGCGTAACCACCACTATGAGCGAGGTCCCGGAAAGCGTCAAGGTGGaccacatgcacgtatgttgcacttttattagcaaaaagagtgcaaccgacaaGGTGAAGCAGATAAGCGCGAGCTGCGACAATCCACCGCCAGGCCTAACATCTGGTCTCATAAATGTCACGAACCCATCCTAATCGTACATATGCTCCACGTGTGAGTGCTGTCTCGGCTCTGGCCTCCTCGGCAGACACTTCCAGCAACTCCGTAAGCAAGAATCTGGCCTCCTCCGTAGAAAGAGCGTGGAAACTGTGCAAGGCGCCAGTGATGGGCAAATGTAGGATggacgacacatcatccaatgtgatcgtcagctctcctacaggaaggtggaaggtgctagtctcactgtaccacctctccacaaatgcggatataagtccaggatcgccagtaataactgaacaatctAACAGTGGACTTAATCTTGTGGCAGCCAccaggccttcaatctcaggcatTGGCCTCCCAATTAGtgtcaccttcctcccatgtgacactaacttcaaatcaggacgttcctgatttgatgtacaaattatacaattattaaaaaaaattaatcataaacaaataaataaacaatgacaaataattaacaaattaaaatacttgtCCATTCCACACGCCATGTGCAACATGCTCGGCAAATGATGTGAGCACTGACGGGTCACGTGGATCACCAGGGAATCCCTCTgcagcatcatcaccatctgacccctcaccactatcagcaccctgtgcgtccgcacgcatctcaggtgcctccgtaggctgctcagggacatcatcagtcatgtcagcgacgtcctcagccatatcacgtccctctgtagtcatctgatgaacgcgtagcctacgggctgaggcagtaggcctacgcctctcgggAACATCGCCAGCATCCTCGTCAGCAGCTCTATCTCTGCCTACAACTCTACCTatggcacgacctaaacctcgtgttctggccatgatctgtaaatcatgtcgaacacgtatttttttcggtcaaaatatacacaattttctttataaaaaaacaactttatttataaacaaataagactaacttaaatcaaattattttcacacatacacaacctaattttaaaaaaagttaaacaacttcatttatataaaaaaaacaactaatgtaaaaaaaattattaataaacatgcacaacttaattttttttaaaaaatcaaacaacttcatttataaaaaaaaacataactaatataaaaataattcattactaaacatccacaacttaattttttaaaaaaattaaacaacttcatttataaaaaaaaacacaactaatgtaaaaaaaattaattagtaaacatccaactcttaatttaaaaaaaaaaataagaaacttcatttctaaaaaaaacacaactaaattacttagtaaacatccacaagttaattttttaaaaaaaaaataaacaacttcatttataaaaaaaaacataactaatataaaaataattcattactaaacatccacaacttaattttttaaaaaaataaaaaaattaaacaacttcatttataaaaaaaaacacaactaatgtaaaaaaaattaattagtaaacatccaactcttaatttaaaaaaaaaaataagaaacttcatttctaaaaaaaacacaactaaattacttagtaaacatccacaagttaattttttaaaaaaaaaataaac
This genomic interval from Glycine max cultivar Williams 82 chromosome 5, Glycine_max_v4.0, whole genome shotgun sequence contains the following:
- the LOC121174881 gene encoding uncharacterized protein, giving the protein MARTRGLGRAIGRVVGRDRAADEDAGDVPERRRPTASARRLRVHQMTTEGRDMAEDVADMTDDVPEQPTEAPEMRADAQGADSGEGSDGDDAAEGFPGDPRDPSVLTSFAEHVAHGVWNGQVF